GTCAGGACGGGGACAGGGTGGGTAATAGCTGACAGTAATGTTCTGATAGAAGTCTCCAACCACATCCTCTATGCAAGAAGATGACAGTCCTAGACTCTCAGAAATGATACCCAACAGCCTCTGAGCAAGTACCTTCATCTCATCACTATACTTGCATACGACTTCCCTACCATTGGAAGTACAGTTAACTTAAGTAATTGTTAACTCGAGTCAATTTGTGGAAGGCAGAACGTAGTGAATTAGCAAGTGTGTGTAGAGAGAGAATAGTGAGAAAATGGAAGGGTTGCAAAAACCTGTAGTTAGGAGGAAACTGAGGCCAGCGAGAACAATTACGACGAGAAAGAGGTAGAGTGTGGTGATCAAAGTAGTCCCTCCAATCCAACGTGCCTCCATTGTTAACCAACATCTTACTACCATATCCTTCGGAGGCAACCGATGTGGGATCACCAGCATACTTGAGCTTTTCTTGGAGGGGGCAATCATTAAAAAAGGTTAACCCAGCATTTCTCATTTGATCCATCAACTCAATGGGCACCAAATGGTTGATCACTTGGAATGCACCCCATTCCCTGCAGGCTTCCCCGATTTTCTCCCTAACTGAATTCCTGTAATCTGCTTTGAAACCAAATACATCAACTACCGGAACATTTTTGGTACTATTTTTCTTCATGCTGGGTCGATCTTCAGGTGGTTGGATATATTGGGAAGGGATCTCTGATATACTTACTTGTGCAAGATTTTGAACTCTAACTATAGAGTCCCCAGCTGCATCCATCCTTATAATTCTAAATTAATATCTTTGGATTTTTAGCTAGATAAAATTGCTTTCTGATGGTGAATTGGTTGGCTCCTGAAACAAGAATAAACTGAGACTAATAAGAAAGAACTATCAAGATTGAGGTGACTACGATATTTTAATCTAAACTGACTATGTTTAAACTTTTAAAGAAAAATGCCAAAACCTATTAAACcatattttgagaaatatgCTTTTTCATAGCCTGGGTAGATTGTTGATATGATGTAACGATACATGTCCCTACAAAATGTACCAATTGTTTCCATTTAATTTACTCAATCAAAATGAAACACAGAGAATGCAAACACTAATTTCTATGATgctcttatttatttttcaatttatttgGTAACAAAGCCTGAAAATTGAGTATATCCCATCTTGGCTTAGTTTTGGTAGAGGTTATAGGCGCTCATAGTTGGTTCATCAATAATCcattaatgattttgaaaaataagcACACCTACTACGACCAACACGTTAAAATCAATTAACTGTAATTAAACTATTGTTCTGTTTAACTACATATTCTTTTAATAGACAAACTACTTATCCACATTAGACTTTATGAAACCTTATAAAACTTCTATAGAATCTATAgtcaaatttttatatttaaatcgATGACCACCACAAAAGCATTTGCTTCATTGGGCACATTACACCCGGAAAAAGTTTTAATGTACAATTTAATTATCAAATGTTAATTTAATGTACAATTTAATGTCAAATAATCCTCATCAAAAGTGAAAGCCAATTAAAAAGTGAAAGGCAGCAGCAGGGACGGATTCAAGCAAACAAACAGGTTTTATAAACATTTGAATCAATTCAATAAAAGAACTCAATTGACATTAAAAGAACCTAATAAAGAACCCAATTGACAGTAAAAGAACCCAATATAGAACCCAGGTTTTATACACATTCAATAAAGCTGCTACATTAAGTTTATTGAATCaatttcagtaaaaaaaacCAATGGACATTAATCAAAGATAACTTATCGATTGACATTAATTGAAGATAACTTAACAATTGGTTCTTGAATCAATCAGCAGCAGCAGAGACGGGAAAGAGGAGAGGGGACGAGACGAGACGACGATGGCGGCCGGACGCGAAAGAGAAAAGCAGCAGCAATAACAGAGAATTAGGGATTAGGGATTCGCTTTGAGGAAGGAGAGATGGAGAGAGTTAGGGATTCGTTTTTGGAGAAAAAGATTGAGGGATAAAAACGTAATTTTCTTGACTTTCTTTTGGACAAAACGACGCTGTTCCACTTAAGtggaacgacgtcgttttgtcttatagaaagacaaaaaaaaaaaaaacaggttTTGAACCCTTCTGCTTCCTCCCCCAAGTTCAGCAGCTTCTCAACCTCAAGCACTCATCAATGGCGGTTTAAAGGGGGACAAATTTGCAGCTGtgattttattgtttcctagatCTCAGTGGGGGAAAGTGCCCCCATTGCCCCCACTGTAGATCCGTTCATGTAATCTATAACTACAAGTGATTGAAGTGTTATTGCAATAGTTAATCTTTTCCAAAAACATTGTGAGCAGTATTTGTAAAAGCTCGAAAAGAATGCAAAAATACATTTAGAGGTAAGAGAGAAGGAGCACAGTTAAATCTGCTATGAAACATTGTCTTTAGTCTG
The DNA window shown above is from Euphorbia lathyris chromosome 1, ddEupLath1.1, whole genome shotgun sequence and carries:
- the LOC136200806 gene encoding jasmonate-induced oxygenase 2-like isoform X1, with translation MDAAGDSIVRVQNLAQVSISEIPSQYIQPPEDRPSMKKNSTKNVPVVDVFGFKADYRNSVREKIGEACREWGAFQVINHLVPIELMDQMRNAGLTFFNDCPLQEKLKYAGDPTSVASEGYGSKMLVNNGGTLDWRDYFDHHTLPLSRRNCSRWPQFPPNYREVVCKYSDEMKVLAQRLLGIISESLGLSSSCIEDVVGDFYQNITVSYYPPCPRPDLTLGLQSHSDMGVITLLIQDHVEGLEVYKDSEWFTVHPLSDAIVVILADQTEIITNGQYKSAIHRAITNSSNSRLSFATFHDPGKTAKISPALKLLRASSPPRYREVYYGDYVSLWYTKGPQGKRNIDALLNI